The stretch of DNA ACATCAGGAAAAATATTGGTAAAACTGACGATCTCTAATAAAAGCCTGTGCCACACACGTGTGTCTTCATATGATGACAGATCATGATGTCTTATGATGTTTCTAACACATGTGACATCTAAAGACCTGATCTGAGCCTACATGATGCCTCTCTCGTCACGTCctctacctgtgtgtgtgtttcaggtacTGTCCCAACTGCAAGCAGCACCAGCAGGCCACGAAGAAGCTGGACCTGTGGTGTCTGCCGCCGGTGCTGGTGGTCCATCTCAAGCGCTTCTCCTACAGCCGCTACATGAGGGACAAGCTGGACTCGCTGGTGGACTTCCCGCTGCGGTACGTCACGAGCTCGAGCGAGACAGAAGCGTGTGTGTCCGTGTGTAAACACTCTTGCTCTGTTGACCCTCAGGGATCTGGACATGTCGGAGTTCCTCATCAACCCGAACGCGGGGCCCTGCCGCTACGACCTCATCGCTGTGTCCAACCACTACGGAGGCATGGGAGGAGGACACTGTGAGTATCACGAGCCCATCTCCCTCACCTTCAGGGTGTGACGAGACCGTTAGCTCACGAGAATGATGACGAGACAGTAATACTCGAGCACTGTCAAAGGTTCAGACACTAACGGgctgatttcagtctcttcagaccttactgtagaTGATTTATGAGCTCCTACAGCTtctgacctcctaactgaaccaCAAACTGACAGTTTTCTCTCAGTATTCAGAGCAGAAACTGAACTGTTGGTGATTTCAGATACCGCCTACGCCCAGAACAAGGAGGATCACAAGTGGTACAACTTCGACGACAGCAGCGTGTCTCCAACCGGCGAGGAGCAGATCGTGGTGAGAGCCTGTCGGTGTCTCCAGCGCCCTTCAGTTAGTGTCCATATCTCTCTGAATGATGTTCTCTGTGTGTCTGTTCAGTCCAAAGCGGCGTACGTGCTCTTCTACCAGCGGCAGGACACGGTCAAAGGCACGGGCTACTTCGCTCTGGACCGCGAGGCTCCGGACGAGACGGACGCTCCGCGGGACGACGGCGCCGCGGCTCAGagcgaggaggaggaggatcTCAACGACAACGAGCAGGAGGAGGAGCTCGGGCCCCACCGCGACGTGTCCATGAACACCAACTGAGGAGGAGACGCCCATCCAAAGCCATATCTGCACCTGACGGCGGCACGAATGTACAGACGGGAAGAGCGTGGGATCGCAGTGCCCGTACTTTAGTTTGGCATGAAGAGTGAGAGTATCTAGAGGACGCTTGTTTGATCCTGTAAATAACACTAAACAGACGTGTCGACTCGTGTCCGTGTGTCGGGAGAGCGAGTCTGACACGTTTTCTTTCACCTCAGCCTTATCATCCTCTCAGACCGATGCACACGTCTCCTGTCCGTAACTCATCCGAGCTCGTCACAGACGCGTGTGTCCTGACGGAGCAGCGTTTCCCGCTCTGCCTTTGGTTTAATGAATGTTCTCGCCTTCGACGGCAGGCTTGGGCTCTATGAATACTGTACATAAGAGTTCACTCTGTGAGTGCACATTTGATAaagctatttatttatatggAGATGACCTGAACGTGGCTTTGGTCGAGGACTGGATCATCGGACGTGCTGCATGATACGGGGATGTGGTGTAGCTGCACTCGAGTTCACTGGTTTACATTTGAAATGtgcatgtgtatttatatacagACTCCAATAAACTGCTAAAGTCTTGAGTCGTCTTGCTCTTTCTTGATCAGAGGCACTTCCTGTGAACATGTTGTATTATCTCTTTATCAAATTACAAACAACTAGCTAATGCTGCTGTGAGGGTATTTCTAATACAGCCACTATGGGGATGATggtaaaaatgacatctttttttttcttctgactGCCGTTATTAATTGCTCtttattttttccctcttttgaaagttgtgaaaactgttgttcatttgttttttttaaaaaatggaaaaactatatataaatgGAGCTATATGTATGTTCGTAGGCTATATATGTATTCTTTTTatttacccaactatgacgacTTCCGGTTCTGAGAAACCCAGAAATGTGGAAGGGGCCTGTAAATGAGAGAAAGAAGAAATCGAAACTGAAAGTGTGCCTTCATCTTCAGATAAGACGCGATTTTCAGACTACCGAAAACCAGACCATTTCCATCCTAACTATTGGTAAGTTCAGTGATCTCCTTCTCATAATAACTTCCAtgatgttgtgatgtgtgtctgtCTGCATTAGATGAGATCATATCTCCGTTTTTTCCTAATGAGCATGACTGCGTGTTAGATTATGTGAGGCATTTCTGGTTTGGGCAAGTTCCACTCAAAAAAGACTGAAACAAATCATAAGAATCATTGCCATTTCCactttgcatttttcaaaattttcattcagaacaaactttaaaaaaaaccaaacaaacaaacaaacaaaaaagctaCAACTTGAAAGATATGttaatccttaaaaaaaaacattttccctcCTTTCCCGCCATTCTTGTACCACCCCGTCACGGACAATATGTATGCCATTGGAGGAGTAAAAcatgaaatagatttttaaaatcctAATAGGATAAATGCCCCTTTTGGGAACCATCAAtacaaaaaatctttatttttagatttttaattttgaaataTGAATTTGACCTTTCAATGGCCTCATTCtttgtactgaaaaaatgaattcacttagaaaatactaataaatttacatttatctGATCAGTCCACACAACAAGAACATCATTCAacattaatttatgtaatatttaattttctttccATAAACCTTTAACAAAATGCCCTGTGACGGGGTGGTAAATGTGACGGGGTGGTATGGACAAAGTGTTTCTCTATATGATCTGCTGGTGTTAAACTTTAAACTTTGGTTTTAAACTTTGTGTGAGTGATCTAGTGAGTGAGTAAGTTAATGAACGAAActgtgttgccaagtctgcggttttcCTGCAGAATTgagctacttttacactgttgccgcgggttgtttttcatgtccacgGGTTGAAGCGagcccaaataacatgatatttagcccttgGAATGCACATTTTACCAAGGAAACCCTGCCAAACAAAAAGTTTTACCCCCAAGAATATGATTTTTATCAAGGGACATTTTGGGATGAAATTTACATCCCAAATTGTCCATAAATCTCCCATGTGGTCAAGTTGCTTACCTAGCATACATGCATTCAATCTGAAATATAATTGTCTTtgtattaataatgtaaaaaaatgaataaaaaaaaacgttttccCTATCCATTTTGCGTGACAGGGTGGTTAGTTTAAGCTTGAAGGGCCCTGCCTAGCATGAAAAAGCAATAAACAAACAGTGTGACGGGGTGGAGTCAAACTGAGGGACACGCACaaatcataaaatattattaaaaaaataaggtttattgtgaataaatataTCTTGTGTAAACAGGGACACAAATACAATCCTGAAAACAGtatatgtttgaaaaaaaatatataacttaaTTGGTGTTTTTCTTTTGTATCCCGCTGCATTTGTGGTTGTTCTCCCAATTTAATTTACGATATATTCGATTAACAATTCACTGAATGCACTGAGAATCTCTCGTTTATATCTCCTCAAATCCTCAcatctctttccaggtttgtttttaCACAGATGCTTTAAATGTAATTGTCTTTCACCTCTAAACATATTAGCAATGTTTACTGGAATGTTTCTAGAGCAGGTAGATATGATAATGCAGGAGACAATGCAACAGGGTGCGGTGCGGGACTAGATTTGATGGGCGGGTGCGGGCGGTAAGGTACTGTGTGTGGGGGTTGCGGGAAAAAAATACGATAGAAATATCtcaaaatgtttatatgttaatatgtaaaatgtttataataaaatgtctaaaaacaaaataacaaataaatgttgGTTCATCTATTGCACAAAAgcaacaaaaaactaaaaaaataaaatcaatgtaCAGGTGCAAGCAGAGTTTCTTTTTATAACatgtttttgcagtgttgtgcaatgtcaagtcacctttatttatatagtgctttttacaatgcagattgtgtcaaagcagctttacagtgattaTTAAACTGAAATTCTAATAACAGATCTAAtcaaaatacattaacaaatttcaataattttccttgttgtacatacaagatcacatttaacggtttaataaaaaccttctgtattcaaattaacagctgaatagttctgtctgtcactgaaaaaaaaatgttaaatttaacatgaacttagaattaagAATCCTAGGGGACCATTCACATATCATGTCTAAAAATGTGTGGAAGGCGCCACCGCACCACTTCTCCTTCCTTCCAAAGCTTTACGGCTGAGACATAAGACAGAACTTCCTAAAGCAAAGCATCACAagcatcttttgcttttctgtgagcacagctgttgctgtggtACTGCAGTGAAAAAAGCCACGACTTCACATCAGTCTCCAAGCAAGAGACTGATgcgagaaacgtttaaacctgcttgcaaggtTCGATGTGCAAGATTTGATGTGTGcacgaaacacttactgaactagagagctgattgagacacacccttaATATGCGGCTTCTCTCACTGCCACCTCCATGTTTCAGAGTAGGTCATGTCGGCAGCTCAAACAATAAGATTAGACTGTCGTCATATCGTAAAAGTATCGACATCACTCTATGATATATattgtaacatttttgcatcGCGAAATATTGTACtgtgtatcgttacacccctagaatgtgattgatatgacatctcatcgtttactactacaaactgataacggtcagataagtaggatttgaaccatgccaatgcaattccactaatgccaacatagttttcgagtctatttagaagaatattgtgatcaatagtgtcaaatgcagcactaagatccagtaacactaatagagagatacaaccacgatctgatgataagagcaaatcatttgtaactctaatgagagcagtctcagtactatggtacggtctaaatcctgactggaaatcctcacagatactatttctttctaaaaaggaacatagttgcgatgaaactgccttttctagtatttttgacagaaaagtgagatttgagatcggcctgtaattgactaattctctaggatcaagttgtggtttttgtagtttttagtagtttgtggttttttaataagaggtttaataatagccagattaaaagtttttggtacgtatcctagtgataaagatgaattgatgatattaagaagaggatctatgacatCTGGAAGTATTTCTTTCAATAGTTTagttggtatagggtctaacatacatgttgttgattttgatgatttaacaagtttagacaattcttcctctcctaaagcagtaaatgaattgaatttttcctcagggacactacaatacACTGTCTGAcacgatactgtagtagacggttgcatggttataattttctctctaatattatcaatcttgcaagtaaagaagttaataaagtcattactgctgtgctctttagaaacatcagaagttgaagctttatttcttgttaatttagccactgtatcaaataaatacctagggttgtgtttattttcttctaaaagttttgaaaaataggcagatctagcagaTTTTAAgacctttctgtactcaatcattttctctctccataaaatgcgaaatacttctagctttgttttcttccagctgcgctccatttttctaactgctgtttttagggcccgagtgtgctcattgtaccatggtgttggattaatttccttaatcttttttaaatgcaaaggagcaactgagtctaatgtgctggaaaagacagagccaatagtttctgttgcaatatcgaggtcttctaagctgtctggtatgctaaggcgatgaaactgatcaggaagattatttataaagcgatctttagtggtagaagtgatggttctaccatatttatggcagggaggcagtttagcctctttaattaaatgtagtatacacaagactagataatgatcagggaaaataagtatttgacaaatcagcatttttatcAGTAAGGAGATTTCTTAGTGGGCTATTGACACACAATTTCCACCAGATGTAGCCATCAAGCCAAATATTGAATTCATACAAAGAAATCAGAACATTTAAGTATACAAGTTGAGTCATAATAAATAAAGTGAAATGACACAGGGAATAAGTATTGAACACACTTTATTTAATACGTCGTAGAAAAGCCTTTGAAGCCTTTGTTGGTGATTACAGCTTCTAGCTCTTGTATGGAGAGACCAATCGCCTGCATTGCTCAGGAGTGATTCTGGCCCATTCTTCCACACAAATGGTCTTTAAATCTTGAAGGTTCCTTGGGCCTCTTTTATGAACTTTGATCTTCAGTTCTCTCCAAAGATTTTCTATGGGATTTAGGTCAGGTGATTGACTGGGCCATTCAAGCAACTTGATTTCCTTTCTTTGAAACCACTTCATTGTTTCCTTGGCCTTGTGTTTGGGATCACTGTCTTGCTGAAATGTCCACCCCCTTTTCATTTTCAGCTTTCTGGTAGATGGCAGCAGATTTTTATCCAGAATGTACATTTCTCCATTCATCCTGCCTTCAATAATATGAAGTCTGTCAGTACCCCTTGCTGAAAAGCAGCCCCAAACCATGATGTTTCCACCCCCAAACATAACTGTTGGTATGGTGTTCTTGGGGTGGTGGGCAGTGCCATTTCTTCTCCAAACATGGTGTGTAGAATGACTGCCAAAAAGTTCAATTTTGCTTTCATCTGACCATACTATAGTCTCCCAATAATCCACAGGCTTCTCCAAATGCTCTTTCGCAAACTTTAACCGAGTCTCATCATGCTTTTTGTTCAGCAATGGAGTCTTGCGTGGGGAATGTGCATGGATGCCATGGCGGTGCATTGCATCTGTGCATTGCTTATAGTTTTCTTTGAAACAACAGTACCTGCTGATGCAAGGTCTTCCTGAAGTTCTGCCCAGGTGGTTCTTGGCTCTTGGAGAACTCTCCTGATTATTCCTTGGACTCCTCGGACAGGGATCTTACGTGGAGCACCTGATTGTGGGCGGTTTATAGTGAACTGATGCTCTTTCCATTTCCGGATAATGGCCCCCACAGTGCTCACAGGAACATTCAGCATTCTGGAAATGCGCCTATAACCATTCCCATCAAAATGCTTTTCAACAATAAGATTACGAAGATCTTGAGAGAGTTCTTTGCTTTTACCCATCATGAAGTCTTTCCTGTGTGCCTCCTGGGTAATGAGAAGCCTTTATAGGCCATCAATTAGGACTAAAGCAGCTGATATCAATTAGTACTGATAGGGGGCAGGGTTTCTCTCTCAATACTGACAGATTTCAGGTGATCTCCTGGCTTTCTATGCCATTTTGCACCTTATCTTCATATGCTCAATACTTATTCCCTGTGTCATTTCACTTTATTTATTATGCCTCAACTTGTATACTTAAATGTTCTGATTTCTTTGCATGAATTCAATATTTGGCTTGATGGCAACATCTGGTGGAAATTTTGTGTCAATAGCCCACTAAGAAATCCCCTTACTGATAAAAATGCTGATGTgtcaaatacttattttccctgctgtgtatatatatatatatgtatatatatatatatatatatatatatatgtatatatattagtgctgtcaatcgattaaaaaaaattaactaattaatcgcacaatttttttaaattaatcgcgattaatcgcaattaaaaGACTGAAACTTTTTggatatgtaaatgtaaaatgtaaataattaatgtaaacTCAAGACAAAGAAActatttaaattcaaaatatgattGTTTATTGGAATTTTTGTTTAACTTGTAACACAGATTTTCTCATGTAAACAACATACCTGCAATAAACCATCAATATCCTCCAAATTAACTGTTGGCTTGAAGGCCATatttattacagaaataaaaacacaggCATGTAAGTGCCATTTGAATTTCAAAACaatcaatgccaataaaaaacaaaaatgatttcCATGTTGAATTCTAAGTGGACTGCAAAAAAATTCCAAAGTATAGTCATTGCAAATATGGAAattggaaaataataataataaaggaaTGAATACAAACAATTGTACTCATTGTAACGTTGTATTGCTGAGAGTTGAGAACATTAATTATAAAGTACAAACTATTTTGCTTAGTCCTCCTTTACATTCAGCCAGTTGCTGAGACAGACCAGTCTGTTGACATTATCAGGGGACAATGTGGCCCTTTTCTTTTGAATGATGTGACCTGAGAGTGAGAACAGTCTCTCACAAGGCACCGTTGTAGCAGGGGTTGACAGATACTTGCATGCTATTGGTGCCAGCCTTGCATGTGTTGCTTCTCTCTTTTTCCACCACTGTAGTGGACAACCCTCCATGTGCAATTTGGGCTCTGCTTTGTAGCGGTTAAGACACTGTTCTATGGACTCTTCCTCTTCATCTGACTCTGAATCAGAAGAAACCAGCAAGACGGAGATCCTTCTCTTCTTTGGTGGCTGTTGGTCTGTTGTCTCTTTAGACTCTTGTTTTCCAGGACTCTGTGCCATTAACAGCTTGCTTAGTGAAGCCCACACCTCATTCCTTTCATCTTTGGGAAGACACTTTAGGTCTTTAAACCTTGGGTCAATTGCAGTAGCGATCTTCAGCCATGTGAGATTAGTGCTGTCCTTCCTTTTAGATAGGTCTGAAGTAAAATCATTTTTGAATTTAACTACATAGGCTGGATCATCCTCTGTGGACTCCATAATTTTGAACAAGTGGCACAAGGCTGGCAATACCACTGAGCAGGAGATGTACTGCTCTCCTCCCAGCAGTTCAGTTACATATCTGCAATGGAAAGCACAAGatgttgctattaaatgcaAAGAAACAAATTTTGTGCCAGTATGTAACATGTACACTtacactctcacactcactcattctctctctctctctctctctctctctctctcacacacacaaacacacacacacacacacacacacacacaaacacacacacacacacacacacacacacacacaattgtattttatttacattacattgtTCAACACCATATTTATTTCTTCTTCAcctttttaataatgtaataatgtcacaCAGATTGGGGGATAGTGAAAACAGACAAGAGACGgagaaaataatattaatctACCTGCAAGGTTCAAGTAGTTCCTCCAGCTTTTGCAGTTTGGCGAGCTCCTGTGTAGTCAACATGGCAACATTGCTCTTTTGCTGAGCCAGGGTAGTGGTCAGTGGAGATTTGTTTCGCTGAATTCGCTTGACCATCTCTAGGGTAGAATTCCATCTAGTCGTAACGTCCTGAACGAGAGATTCTTGTTTCTGTCCACATGCAACTTGCTGTTCCATTAGTTCGTGAGCGTTGGATGGACTATGCTTAAAGTGCCCAACAATCTTGCGACATTTAGCTAGGACACTTTCAAATCCACTGCCGTGAATGGAAACTGTGACAGTTCGTTGCAAAATGTGGGCCGTGCAGGGCAGGTGTTCAAATGGAAGTAGTCTCGCGGCAGCAACCATATTACGAGCACTGTCAGTGCCAAGTGTGCTTAACTTGTCCTCGATTTCCCATTCTCTTGCCACATCGAGAAAATGATCCGCACATGCCTCAGCGTACTGTCGTTCCTCAGTTTTAGACACGGTTAGTGCGAATGAATGCAATTTCCATTCTTTATCAACGAAGTGCGCTGTGATGCCTAAGTAGTTGTCATTGCTCACAGAAGTCCAGTGGTCCCCTGTCAGTGCGATGTGTGTCGCTTGCTGTAACGTGTTCATCCTCCGTGCCTTCTCATCGTCATACAAAGTGTGTATTTTTGACATGATGGTTCCTCTTGAGGGCATATTGTATGAGGCGTCTCCGGATGCAGTTCTAATGATGTCCCGCAGTCCATCGTCATCTACTATGTTAATGGGTCGGCAGTTTTTAGCTATCCAAATAACCAAAGCATTCATTACCTTATCACTTACAGATCTTGTCATTTTACCACGAACGCACTCCTGCAATTTACATTGGCGAGGCCCCGTAGAGATGGTTTCGGTGGGGTGTTTTGCTTTTAAGTGATATGCCAAAGACGAATTACTTCTGTGGTAATTAAATTCGGCTTTGCAAAATGCACAGATTACTTTTGTTTTATCCACAGAACCATCCGGCAGAGTTTTATACTGAAACTTTCCGTCTAAAAGTCCTTCCTTGGTCTTATCCATATTTCTTTGCACGTTGAACACACATGGGCCACAAccggaaataaaaaaaactgcaacCACGTTAATTgcgttaattttttttaacgcgttaaatatttcaaattaatCGCATGCGTTAACGCgctaattttgacagcactaatatatatatatatatatatatatatatatatatatatatatatattcaaaccTTGtctttgattttaaataaaagaaattgTCTGCGTATCTGAGTTCGTATCTGAGAAATGATGATCAATTCCATGAAAGAAAAATAAGTTAttgattctgaaaaaaaaaaaaaaaaaaacattgaggaaatgaggcaaaaaaaaaaaaaaaaaaacgcaagcATTTCTCCCACATTCTACAATAAGAAAGAAgacaatatacaaatatactGACATGTTGAGCTTAAATCCAAAGGATTCCCAACTAGGACTCTATATACAAACAGTTCAAGGCAGCCATTAAAAAAAcatggccctgtcccaaatggcaccctaaacactcACAGCCTTCCTACGAGTCTGCGCTTTTGTGACGTAACGTCCCTTTGACTGTCTTTTTAGAAGAAGTCTGCTGCAGAGCTTGCACCAGTGCGGGCTCAGCAAAAGTGCACATCGAGAGCGCATATCAGCGCATATTCTCAGTAgaccctcactgcagaacacaacatccagggggtggagacgggtatgttaagggatatgtaaagtggctCTCGTGTTCTGCAGTAAGAGACATTTTTTCTCCCTGATGAACAACAACTTTTGGAAAATGAAAATTGCTCCTTGTGGTTTCTTGGTTTGATCAATTAGAGCAACAATTAATGACATAGGCATTTCATAGTGCTTCCCTTTGTAGAAAATCACTTCCTGCCCTGCAACTGCATTTTGCGCCACCCTGTGATGTTGCGTGTAAACAAACTGTTGCAACTGTAACTGGCCTTGTGGTAATATTCGTG from Chanodichthys erythropterus isolate Z2021 chromosome 8, ASM2448905v1, whole genome shotgun sequence encodes:
- the LOC137024682 gene encoding E3 SUMO-protein ligase ZBED1-like, which produces MDKTKEGLLDGKFQYKTLPDGSVDKTKVICAFCKAEFNYHRSNSSLAYHLKAKHPTETISTGPRQCKLQECVRGKMTRSVSDKVMNALVIWIAKNCRPINIVDDDGLRDIIRTASGDASYNMPSRGTIMSKIHTLYDDEKARRMNTLQQATHIALTGDHWTSVSNDNYLGITAHFVDKEWKLHSFALTVSKTEERQYAEACADHFLDVAREWEIEDKLSTLGTDSARNMVAAARLLPFEHLPCTAHILQRTVTVSIHGSGFESVLAKCRKIVGHFKHSPSNAHELMEQQVACGQKQESLVQDVTTRWNSTLEMVKRIQRNKSPLTTTLAQQKSNVAMLTTQELAKLQKLEELLEPCRYVTELLGGEQYISCSVVLPALCHLFKIMESTEDDPAYVVKFKNDFTSDLSKRKDSTNLTWLKIATAIDPRFKDLKCLPKDERNEVWASLSKLLMAQSPGKQESKETTDQQPPKKRRISVLLVSSDSESDEEEESIEQCLNRYKAEPKLHMEGCPLQWWKKREATHARLAPIACKYLSTPATTVPCERLFSLSGHIIQKKRATLSPDNVNRLVCLSNWLNVKED